A region of the Synergistaceae bacterium genome:
ATAGAGCTGCACCATGTCGTACATGCTGTTGACCTTGTCCCAATAACCCAGAGAAGAAAGCTCGGAACGGTATTGGAGGTCTAGGAACTCGTCCCGGATGCGGACAATTTCGTCTATTTTGACGCCTGTGCCAATTTGTCCCGTGATGGCCGGACTCGACAGGCTCGGTGCGGCAAAGGGGTCTGTCGTAACCAGGTTAACCCGCTGGCGCGAATACCCCGCTGTATCGACATTGGAAACGTTGTGTCCCGCCGTGTCGATTCCCTGCCGAAAAGCGTTGAGGGCTCGTTTGCCCATCTCCAATCCCGAAAAGCTGTTCAACATTTGGTTTTACCCCCTAAAATCCAATCCTCCAGAACGTATAAAACCAGCGTCGAGACGCCGCCACTCGGAAAGAAGCATCGCGCTGAACCGCTCGTTTTGCTCGACCAGGCTGCTCAAAATTGCTATTTCCGATTGCAAGGCAAAGATAGAATGCCGCAGCCGTTCCCCCGCGCCGATGAACAAGGAACGTGATTCATCGGGCACGACTTCGGCCAAGGCCGAGAGGCGCGGCGCGCAACCCAAATCTTTAGCCACAGAACCTGCAAGACGCGCCCGTTGGTTTTCCTGGGCTTGCACGCGGAAGGAGCCGGCCTGAATATTCTTCATAAACTCCTGCATCGTGGCGTAATCGCCGCTTTTGACGAGTTCTCGTTGCCTCACGACGTTCTCGATCAGCTCGTCGATCAGATCGGCTTCCTCTAATAGAGTGTGGATCAGCGCCTCTACGGACAAACGTCACTCCTCGCCGTTCAGTATCCCGGCCAAAAGGAGGTTGTGGGCGATCTTATCGAGAGGAGGACGATATTCTCCTGCTTCCAGCTTCCCCTTGAAATCGTCGATTAGGTCTTGTCGAACCTCATGAATATTTTTCAGCTCCGAGCCCACACGGGCAAGTTCCACAGCGAACAGGCTGAAACTCGCCTCGTCCGAGTCGTTTCTGACGCTGCCTTTATAGCCTTTTCTGGCCTTTGTTTTCCCGACTGCGTCAATGCCGTACTGTCCCATAATTTTTTCTATCAAGAGGACCCGCTCCTTTACATGAAACTAGGCTGCCTTCGTGTTTCAGCATTTTCATTATCTTTCTCTAGACTTATATCGGCAGGCTTGGCAAACCCCTTTAGCGTGCCCCGCGATACTCTTGCGTCGCTGTTTTGAGCTTAGCTATTCTAATACTTTATGAGCGGGACGGAAATAGAGCAGACTCCGCCAGAGAGTTTTTCATTTCAGAAGAGTTTTTCATTCCAGCCAGAAGAGTTTTCCATTCCAGAGTGGTTACCTCACGGTACATT
Encoded here:
- a CDS encoding flagellar protein FlgN is translated as MSVEALIHTLLEEADLIDELIENVVRQRELVKSGDYATMQEFMKNIQAGSFRVQAQENQRARLAGSVAKDLGCAPRLSALAEVVPDESRSLFIGAGERLRHSIFALQSEIAILSSLVEQNERFSAMLLSEWRRLDAGFIRSGGLDFRG
- a CDS encoding flagellar biosynthesis anti-sigma factor FlgM, coding for MIEKIMGQYGIDAVGKTKARKGYKGSVRNDSDEASFSLFAVELARVGSELKNIHEVRQDLIDDFKGKLEAGEYRPPLDKIAHNLLLAGILNGEE